In Mesorhizobium sp., one DNA window encodes the following:
- a CDS encoding FAD-binding oxidoreductase: protein MPTAQTADLDADIVVIGAGIVGICAATFLAEAGKRVLVVDRTGICEETSSGNASAFAFSDVLPLAHKGMMKNLPKWLADPLGPLAIRPSYMPQLLPWLYRFWRAGRTGYEAALSAQAGLMRLAEADWLALLDRSGTRPMLREDGSLELYESEAEFRAALPGWAARERHGIGFRHVEGDEIASLQPGLSRQFVKGTFVPGWKTADDPMLLGKAVWAHAEAKGARFVHATVRDVAGSPQHIVLDLADGRRIAAPKLLIAAGAWSHLWARRFGDRIPLETERGYNTTLPADAFDVKRQLIFSGHGFVITPLSTGLRVGGAVEFGGLELPPNFARSKAMLEKAKRFLPGLKTESGREWMGYRPSMPDSLPVIGRARQSPNVFYAFGHGHLGKTQAAATGRLVRDMVLGQPPAVDLSPFSPQRF from the coding sequence ATGCCCACCGCCCAGACTGCCGACCTTGACGCCGACATCGTCGTGATCGGCGCCGGCATCGTCGGCATCTGCGCGGCGACGTTCCTCGCCGAAGCCGGCAAGCGGGTGCTCGTCGTCGACCGCACCGGCATCTGCGAGGAGACGAGTTCGGGCAATGCCAGCGCCTTCGCCTTCTCGGACGTTCTGCCGCTCGCCCACAAGGGCATGATGAAGAACCTGCCGAAGTGGCTCGCCGACCCGCTCGGGCCGCTGGCGATCCGCCCGTCCTATATGCCGCAACTGCTACCCTGGCTCTACCGGTTCTGGCGGGCCGGACGCACCGGATACGAGGCGGCGCTGTCGGCGCAGGCCGGCCTGATGCGGCTGGCGGAGGCCGACTGGCTGGCACTGCTCGACCGCTCCGGCACGCGGCCGATGCTGCGCGAGGACGGGTCGCTCGAACTCTACGAGAGCGAGGCCGAGTTTCGCGCCGCTCTGCCGGGCTGGGCCGCCCGCGAGAGGCACGGCATCGGCTTCCGCCATGTCGAGGGCGACGAAATCGCCTCGCTCCAGCCGGGTCTGTCGCGGCAGTTCGTCAAGGGAACCTTCGTGCCCGGCTGGAAGACGGCCGACGATCCGATGCTGCTCGGCAAGGCGGTCTGGGCCCATGCGGAGGCCAAGGGGGCGCGGTTCGTTCATGCTACGGTCAGGGATGTGGCCGGTTCGCCGCAGCACATCGTTCTCGATCTCGCCGATGGACGCAGGATCGCCGCGCCGAAACTGCTGATCGCCGCCGGCGCCTGGTCGCATCTGTGGGCGCGGCGCTTCGGCGACCGGATTCCGCTCGAGACCGAGCGCGGATACAATACGACGCTTCCCGCCGACGCCTTCGACGTGAAGCGGCAGCTGATCTTCTCCGGCCACGGCTTCGTCATCACGCCGCTGTCGACCGGCCTGCGCGTTGGGGGGGCGGTCGAGTTCGGCGGGCTCGAATTGCCGCCCAATTTCGCGCGCTCCAAGGCGATGCTGGAGAAGGCGAAGCGCTTCCTGCCGGGCCTCAAGACCGAAAGCGGACGCGAGTGGATGGGCTATCGCCCGTCCATGCCGGATTCGCTTCCCGTCATCGGCCGCGCGCGCCAGTCGCCCAACGTCTTCTACGCTTTCGGCCACGGCCATCTCGGAAAGACCCAGGCCGCGGCCACCGGCCGGC
- a CDS encoding fructose bisphosphate aldolase: protein MNKEMAAQAANKDGFIAALDQSGGSTPKALRLYGIAEGSWSNDAEMFDLIHQMRARIIKSPAFTGDKVMGAILFEQTMDRDIDGTPTAQYLWEKRGVVPFLKIDKGLAPAADGVQLMKPMPDLDALLKRAVAKGIFGTKERSVIDAANPKGIAAIVAQQFEVAGQVLAHGLIPIVEPEVTISIPDKAAAEELLLAELLKHLDRLPADQQVMLKLTLPTKANLYKPLVDHPKVMRVVALSGGYSRDEANAKLMQNDGVIASFSRALTEGLSAKQSDAEFNAVLASAIDSIFEASRAR from the coding sequence ATGAACAAGGAAATGGCCGCGCAGGCCGCGAACAAGGACGGTTTCATCGCAGCGCTCGACCAGTCGGGGGGCTCGACGCCGAAGGCGCTCAGGCTCTACGGCATCGCCGAAGGCTCTTGGTCGAACGACGCGGAAATGTTCGACCTCATCCATCAGATGCGCGCGCGGATCATCAAGTCGCCTGCCTTCACCGGCGACAAGGTGATGGGTGCGATCCTGTTCGAGCAGACCATGGACCGCGACATCGACGGCACGCCGACCGCGCAGTATCTCTGGGAGAAGCGCGGCGTGGTGCCTTTCCTGAAGATCGACAAGGGTCTCGCCCCAGCGGCCGACGGCGTCCAGCTGATGAAGCCGATGCCGGACCTCGATGCCCTCCTGAAGCGCGCCGTCGCCAAGGGGATTTTCGGGACGAAGGAGCGTTCGGTGATCGACGCGGCGAACCCGAAGGGCATCGCGGCCATCGTCGCCCAGCAGTTCGAGGTCGCCGGGCAGGTGCTGGCGCATGGCCTGATCCCGATCGTCGAGCCGGAAGTCACGATCTCGATTCCCGACAAGGCTGCGGCCGAGGAGTTGCTGCTGGCGGAGCTGCTCAAGCATCTCGACCGATTGCCGGCCGACCAGCAGGTCATGCTGAAGTTGACGCTGCCGACGAAGGCGAACCTCTACAAGCCGCTGGTCGACCATCCGAAGGTCATGCGCGTGGTGGCGCTGTCCGGCGGCTATTCGCGCGACGAGGCAAATGCGAAGCTGATGCAGAACGACGGCGTCATCGCGTCCTTCTCGCGGGCCCTGACCGAGGGTCTGTCGGCGAAGCAGAGCGATGCCGAGTTCAATGCCGTGCTGGCTTCGGCGATCGACAGCATTTTCGAGGCGTCGCGGGCGCGCTGA